A DNA window from Daucus carota subsp. sativus chromosome 3, DH1 v3.0, whole genome shotgun sequence contains the following coding sequences:
- the LOC108213111 gene encoding disease resistance protein RPV1-like, producing the protein MEHYNHLLVVLIWVLPLLVILPMITIIMRSISTALTAPSSSSPSPPGSRDVETLTAPSSSSAFPRSSWDVFLCFHGKDTRGNFTAHLYKALHDAGFKTFMDEPQLRKGEEISVGLLNAIRGSKMCVVVISKNFAYSKWCLSELLEIVSCERTEGLVVVPVFYYVNPSDVRHRRKEFMEGLRSQRNTHSVEMIKKWECALAAVGKLKGYHLKKDAGENEADIVQDIVKNAERLHASVKVHNEEHLFGVDSVVEDIYQKLQMESNDVRALGICGMGGIGKTTIARAFYNSYHDKFPVSCFIENVKENLQGGKNLLWLLQQLLVKLLRNNDCRVTDVESGIRQLKQILCLNKALIVLDDLDQSIPSELQIKLCSLSSPGSRIIFTTRDANLLNQLKVDIPEVDIYTVKRLGQNDSLELFSYHAFRKSMPPEMFRELSAEFVTYAGGLPLALKVLGSSLRGRNHVSFWEAKLIKVQKIPMDQVQEILQLSYDELDDETERAIFLDIVFFFVGKDKDDAVYTFKSCDFYPDHGIPILEDRCLITVDECNRLQMHNLIQDMGRKVAREEFKQGNGRYLRLYQENACERLQNLEGADHIELLLLDLTRSTARQLTTKIFRKLCKLRLLEIIDPHNIISGDFKNSCPELRCMRWSHSPWTSVNAKFCSPELVCLDMSYNQLDSSWKPPGSLKSLNVSHSKLKSIRNLSDLKVLERLLLYGCQNLSKVHPTIGQLSNLGHLDMGRCRLLKELPESIGQLTLLRHFNLSHCVNLNQLPGTITQLTRLNHLKLESCHNLKRLPERMGNMQGLKTFVASWSGIEQLPDSFGELIKLVHLNLFWCKNLTALPDSICKLMLLKALDLGGCHELKRLPEELGKMQSLERLHADCEQINELPDSIGQLSSLQVLNLSACRNLRYLPSSIWNLTSLSTLQFPSSYREIINLPERVKSTRLERLDLCCNIRLWLPKIQSVSSLKELSITDESQSFSTETLSLLKLSNLHSLILRNHSGCGPSFYELPLNLQQLWVYDNATLEQLPDLSRLKCLRGLVIRRCISLRSLPPLPPHFQSLKVDGCTKLQDVPDLSMLKDIEELSFVRCSNLKSISLKESSLQARLLFSFRAHLPNKMIPEWFNYTSKECKLSFQISPALGENLLGIALWVVYKCKETQSPSKFTAVITNKTKATREDVDIDVAVRNGVELRSTVQCKRAQDMSVKSGDQITVSIKRKLYCYISNEDDFGGKWVPSGEVEVETWGAHILQKTDFTGL; encoded by the exons ATGGAGCACTACAATCATCTGCTGGTAGTTTTAATTTGGGTTCTGCCACTTCTCGTTATACTCCCCATGATCACTATCATCATGCGTTCAATTTCAACTGCTTTAACTGCCCCTTCTTCCTCTTCTCCATCTCCGCCTGGCAGCCGGGATGTGGAAACATTAACTGCGCCTTCTTCCTCTTCTGCATTCCCACGTAGCAGCTGGGACGTCTTCCTATGTTTTCATGGTAAAGACACTCGCGGAAACTTCACTGCGCATCTCTACAAAGCTTTGCATGATGCAGGATTTAAAACCTTCATGGATGAACCTCAACTCCGAAAGGGCGAAGAAATTTCAGTGGGACTACTGAACGCAATCCGTGGTTCAAAGATGTGCGTTGTTGTTATTTCGAAGAACTTTGCATATTCTAAATGGTGCCTTAGTGAGCTGTTGGAGATCGTTAGTTGCGAAAGAACAGAAGGCCTGGTGGTGGTTCCTGTTTTTTACTATgttaatccatcagatgtacgGCACCGGAGAAAGGAATTTATGGAAGGTCTTCGCAGTCAAAGGAACACTCACTCTGTTGAAATGATAAAGAAGTGGGAATGTGCTCTTGCTGCAGTTGGGAAGCTAAAAGGATACCATCTCAAAAAAGATGCAGGAGA AAATGAAGCAGACATTGTTCAAGATATTGTGAAAAATGCGGAACGACTACATGCATCTGTGAAAGTACACAATGAGGAACATCTGTTCGGGGTAGATTCTGTCGTTGAAGATATTTATCAAAAACTACAAATGGAATCAAATGATGTCCGTGCCCTTGGAATATGTGGTATGGGAGGTATTGGAAAAACTACAATTGCCAGAGCTTTTTACAATAGTTATCATGACAAGTTCCCAGTTAGTTGCTTTATtgaaaatgttaaagaaaaTTTACAAGGGGGTAAGAATCTACTTTGGTTACTTCAACAACTCTTGGTTAAGCTTCTCAGAAACAATGATTGTAGGGTCACTGATGTGGAAAGTGGAATAAGACAGTTGAAACAAATTCTTTGTTTAAATAAAGCTCTCATTGTTCTGGAtgatttggaccagtcaatccCTTCAGAATTGCAGATAAAGCTCTGCAGCCTGTCTTCTCCAGGAAGTAGGATTATTTTTACGACAAGAGATGCAAATTTGCTAAATCAACTGAAGGTAGATATTCCAGAAGTAGATATATACACGGTGAAAAGATTGGGACAAAATGATTCATTAGAGCTGTTTAGCTATCACGCCTTTAGGAAATCGATGCCACCTGAGATGTTTAGAGAGCTCTCAGCAGAGTTTGTAACTTATGCAGGAGGTCTTCCATTGGCTCTAAAGGTGTTAGGCTCATCTTTGCGTGGTAGAAATCATGTGTCATTTTGGGAAGCTAAGCTTATCAAGGTTCAGAAAATTCCAATGGACCAGGTACAAGAAATCCTTCAACTAAGCTATGATGAATTGGATGATGAGACAGAGAGAGCAATTTTCCTAGATATTGTCTTCTTCTTTGTTGGAAAGGACAAAGACGATGCTGTTTATACATTTAAATCTTGTGATTTTTATCCTGACCATGGAATACCAATTCTAGAAGACAGATGTTTAATAACAGTTGATGAGTGTAACAGATTACAGATGCATAATCTTATCCAAGACATGGGGAGGAAAGTTGCTCGCGAAGAATTTAAGCAAGGGAACGGCAGATACTTGCGCTTGTATCAAGAAAATGCATGCGAGCGGTTGCAAAATCTAGAG GGAGCAGATCATATCGAACTTTTGTTACTCGACTTAACCAGATCCACAGCAAGACAATTGACTACCAAAATATTTAGAAAGCTGTGCAAGTTGAGATTACTTGAAATAATTGATCCACATAACATTATCTCGggagattttaaaaattcatgTCCGGAGTTGAGGTGCATGCGATGGTCCCATTCCCCGTGGACAAGTGTTAATGCTAAATTTTGTTCACCAGAACTTGTCTGTCTTGACATGTCATACAATCAGCTTGATTCATCGTGGAAG CCACCTGGGAGCTTGAAGAGTCTAAATGTGAGTCACTCTAAGCTAAAAAGCATCCGTAACTTGAGTGATTTGAAAGTGCTTGAGAGGTTATTACTGTATGGTTGTCAAAATTTATCTAAAGTACACCCAACTATTGGCCAGTTGAGTAATTTGGGTCATTTAGATATGGGTCGCTGCCGCCTGTTGAAAGAATTGCCGGAGTCAATTGGGCAGTTGACTCTGTTGAGACATTTTAATTTAAGTCATTGTGTCAATCTGAATCAGTTGCCCGGGACTATCACGcagttgactcgtttgaaccatTTGAAACTGGAGTCTTGCCACAATCTGAAACGGTTGCCAGAGCGAATGGGTAATATGCAAGGCTTAAAAACGTTTGTTGCAAGTTGGAGTGGAATTGAACAATTGCCAGATTCGTTTGGAGAGCTTATTAAATTAGTCCATTTGAATTTGTTTTGGTGCAAAAACCTAACTGCTCTTCCAGATAGCATATGTAAGCTGATGTTGCTCAAAGCACTTGATCTAGGAGGCTGTCATGAGCTGAAGCGATTGCCTGAGGAATTGGGGAAGATGCAATCCTTAGAACGTCTTCATGCCGACTGTGAACAAATTAACGAATTACCAGATTCTATTGGTCAACTGAGTAGCCTACAAGTGTTGAACTTGAGTGCCTGTCGTAATCTTAGATATCTTCCCAGTAGCATCTGGAATCTTACATCACTTTCTACATTACAATTTCCCTCATCGTACAGAGAAATAATTAATTTGCCTGAGAGGGTGAAGAGTACGAGATTGGAAAGACTAGACCTATGTTGTAATATAAGGTTATGGCTACCTAAGATTCAAAGTGTCTCTTCTTTGAAGGAGCTAAGCATCACTGATGAGAGCCAGAGTTTTTCAACGGAGACTTTGAGTCTTCTTAAGCTGTCTAACCTACATAGTCTTATTTTGCGTAACCATTCAGGGTGTGGGCCCTCATTTTATGAACTTCCTCTGAATCTGCAACAGTTGTGGGTATATGACAATGCGACATTGGAACAGCTACCCGATTTATCCAGATTAAAATGCTTGAGGGGACTGGTTATAAGGAGATGCATCAGCCTTCGATCTCTCCCTCCACTTCCTCCTCATTTTCAATCACTCAAGGTAGATGGATGCACAAAGCTGCAGGATGTACCAGACCTTTCAATGTTGAAGGATATAGAAGAGCTAAGTTTTGTTAGGTGCAGCAATCTAAAATCAATCAGTTTAAAAGAGAGTTCCCTTCAG GCAAGACTATTGTTTTCATTTAGAGCTCATCTACCAAACAAGATGATTCCAGAATGGTTCAATTATACAAGCAAAGAGTGCAAACTCTCTTTCCAAATTTCACCAGCCCTGGGAGAGAACTTGTTAGGTATTGCACTCTGGGTTGTCTATAAATGCAAAGAGACTCAGAGTCCATCTAAATTTACAGCTGTTATTACCAATAAGACAAAGGCTACTAGAGAGGACGTCGACATCGATGTAGCAGTGAGAAATGGAGTCGAACTACGGTCGACGGTGCAATG
- the LOC108215426 gene encoding disease resistance protein RPV1-like isoform X1 — protein sequence MYCSSKIDCKLTSQYHYLASMVQFILSITRSISAIAMEHYNHWLVVLIWVLPVLVILTIITIIIRSILTRDRPCVDPPSNPFAAPSSTSSSPPGSWDVFLSFHGGDTRGSFTAHLYKALHDAGVRTFMDEPELRTGEEISAGLFNAIHGSKMCVVVLSENFAYSKWCLKELVEIISCQRTKGLVVVPVFYYVDPSDVRHRRKGFMEGLRSQKNAGSVEMVQKWETALAAVGRIKGHHLQKHANENEADVVQKIMNVALLQASMKVHGEEHLFGVDSVIEEIYKKLQMELNEVRVIGICGMGGIGKTTIAKAFYNNYFNKFVISCFIENVKQKSQGADPLVWLLEQLLVKLLRKNDFKVTDVGSGIRLLKEILCFNKALIVLDDLDQSIPSDLQIKLCNLASPGSRIIFTTRDANLLNQLKEDIPEVDIYTVKKLGQNDSLELFSYHTFRKSMPPEMFRELSAEFVTYAGGLPLALKMLGSSLRGRNHVSFWEAMLIKVQKIPMDQIQEILQLSYDELDETEKAIFLDIVFFFVGNDKDDAVYAFKSCDFYPDLGIPVLEERCLITVDECNRLQMHNLIQDMGRKVARKEFNQGNGRYLRLYQENACERLQNLEGADHIELLLLDLTRSKARQLTTKIFRKLCKLRLLEIIDPHNILSGDLKNSCPELRYMRWSHSPWTSVNAKFRSQRLVCLDMSYNRLDSSWKPPASLKSLNMSYSKLKSIPNLSELKVLERLLLQGCQNLSKVPSTISQLSKLGHLDMGSCRLLRELPESIGQLTLLRLFNLSHCVNLNQLPETITQLTRLNHLKLECCYNLKRLPERIGNMQGLITFHARWSGIEQLPDSFGELINLVHLNLFWCKNLTALPDSICKLMFLKELNLGGSHKLKRLPEELGKMQSLERLYAGCEEINELPDSIGELSSLQVLNLSACRNLRYLPGHFLVYTFPHRMEK from the exons ATGTACTGCAGTTCTAAAATAGACTGCAAGTTGACTTCACAATATCATTATTTAGCTAGCATGGTTCAGTTCATTCTCAGTATTACTCGTTCGATTTCTGCTATTGCTATGGAGCACTACAATCATTGGCTAGTAGTTTTAATTTGGGTTCTGCCTGTACTCGTTATACTCACCATAATCACTATCATCATCCGTTCAATTTTAACTAGGGACAGACCTTGTGTGGATCCCCCAAGTAATCCATTTGCTGCGCCTTCTTCCACTTCTTCATCCCCACCTGGCAGCTGGGATGTGTTTCTAAGCTTTCATGGTGGAGACACTCGGGGAAGCTTCACGGCTCATCTCTACAAAGCTCTACATGATGCAGGAGTCAGAACCTTCATGGATGAGCCTGAACTCCGGACGGGTGAAGAGATTTCAGCAGGACTCTTTAACGCAATTCATGGTTCAAAGATGTGCGTGGTTGTTCTTTCGGAGAATTTCGCATATTCTAAATGGTGCCTTAAGGAGCTCGTAGAGATCATTAGTTGCCAGAGAACCAAAGGTCTGGTGGTCGTTCCTGTATTTTACTATGTTGATCCATCAGATGTTCGACACCGGAGGAAGGGATTTATGGAAGGTCTGCGTAGTCAAAAGAACGCTGGCTCTGTTGAAATGGTACAGAAGTGGGAAACTGCTCTTGCTGCAGTTGGACGGATAAAAGGACACCATCTGCAAAAACATGCAAATGA AAATGAAGCAGATGTCgttcaaaaaattatgaatgTGGCACTACTGCAAGCATCCATGAAAGTACATGGCGAGGAACATCTGTTTGGGGTAGATTCTGTTATAGAAGAGATATATAAGAAACTACAAATGGAGTTGAACGAGGTCCGCGTTATTGGAATATGTGGGATGGGCGGCATTGGAAAAACCACAATTGCAAAAGCTTTCTACAACAATTATTTCAACAAGTTCGTTATCAGTTGCTTTATTGAAAATGTTAAACAAAAGTCACAAGGGGCTGATCCTCTAGTTTGGCTACTTGAGCAGCTCTTGGTTAAGCTTCTCAGAAAGAACGATTTCAAGGTCACTGATGTTGGAAGTGGAATAAGACTATTAAAAGAAattctttgttttaataaaGCTCTCATTGTTCTGGAtgatttggaccagtcaatccCTTCCGATCTGCAGATAAAGCTCTGCAACCTGGCTTCTCCAGGAAGTAGGATTATTTTTACGACAAGAGATGCAAATTTGCTAAATCAACTGAAGGAAGATATTCCAGAAGTAGATATATACACGGTGAAAAAATTGGGACAAAATGATTCATTAGAGCTCTTTAGCTATCACACCTTTAGGAAATCGATGCCACCTGAGATGTTTAGAGAGCTCTCCGCAGAGTTTGTAACTTATGCAGGAGGTCTTCCCTTGGCTCTAAAGATGTTAGGCTCATCTTTGCGTGGTAGAAATCATGTGTCATTTTGGGAAGCTATGCTTATCAAGGTTCAGAAAATTCCAATGGACCAGATACAAGAAATCCTTCAACTAAGCTATGATGAATTGGATGAGACGGAGAAAGCAATTTTCCTAGATATTGTCTTCTTCTTTGTTGGAAATGACAAAGACGATGCTGTTTATGCATTTAAATCCTGTGATTTTTATCCTGACCTTGGAATACCAGTTCTAGAAGAGAGATGTCTAATCACAGTTGATGAGTGTAACAGATTACAGATGCATAATCTTATCCAAGACATGGGAAGGAAAGTTGCTCGCAAAGAATTTAATCAAGGGAATGGCAGATACTTGCGCTTGTATCAAGAGAATGCATGCGAGCGGTTGCAAAATCTAGAG GGAGCAGATCATATCGAACTTCTGTTACTCGACTTAACCAGATCCAAAGCAAGACAATTGACTACCAAAATATTTAGAAAGCTGTGCAAGTTGAGATTACTTGAAATAATTGATCCACATAACATCCTCTCGGGAGATTTGAAAAATTCATGTCCGGAGTTGAGGTACATGCGGTGGTCCCATTCCCCATGGACAAGTGTTAATGCGAAATTTCGTTCACAAAGACTTGTCTGTCTTGACATGTCATACAATCGACTTGATTCATCATGGAAG CCACCTGCTAGCTTGAAGAGTCTAAATATGAGTTACTCAAAGCTAAAAAGCATCCCTAACTTGAGTGAATTGAAAGTGCTTGAGAGGTTATTGCTGCAAGGTTGTCAAAACCTATCTAAAGTACCCTCAACTATTAGCCAGTTGAGTAAATTGGGTCATTTAGATATGGGTAGCTGCCGCCTGTTGAGAGAATTGCCGGAGTCAATTGGCCAGTTGACTCTATTGAGACTATTTAATTTAAGTCATTGTGTCAATCTGAATCAGTTGCCCGAGACTATCACGcaattgactcgtttgaaccatTTAAAACTGGAGTGTTGCTACAATCTGAAACGGTTGCCAGAGCGAATAGGTAATATGCAAGGCTTAATAACGTTTCATGCACGTTGGAGTGGAATTGAACAATTGCCAGATTCATTCGGAGAGCTTATTAATTTAGTCCATCTGAATTTGTTTTGGTGCAAAAACCTAACTGCTCTTCCAGATAGCATATGTAAGCTGATGTTCCTCAAAGAACTCAATCTGGGAGGCAGCCATAAGCTGAAGCGATTGCCTGAGGAATTGGGGAAGATGCAATCCTTAGAACGTCTTTATGCCGGCTGTGAAGAAATTAACGAATTACCAGATTCTATTGGTGAACTGAGTAGCTTACAAGTGTTGAACTTGAGTGCGTGTCGTAATCTTAGATATCTGCCCGGTCACTTTCTAGTTTACACTTTCCCACATCGTATGGAGAAATAA
- the LOC108215426 gene encoding disease resistance protein RUN1-like isoform X2 gives MYCSSKIDCKLTSQYHYLASMVQFILSITRSISAIAMEHYNHWLVVLIWVLPVLVILTIITIIIRSILTRDRPCVDPPSNPFAAPSSTSSSPPGSWDVFLSFHGGDTRGSFTAHLYKALHDAGVRTFMDEPELRTGEEISAGLFNAIHGSKMCVVVLSENFAYSKWCLKELVEIISCQRTKGLVVVPVFYYVDPSDVRHRRKGFMEGLRSQKNAGSVEMVQKWETALAAVGRIKGHHLQKHANENEADVVQKIMNVALLQASMKVHGEEHLFGVDSVIEEIYKKLQMELNEVRVIGICGMGGIGKTTIAKAFYNNYFNKFVISCFIENVKQKSQGADPLVWLLEQLLVKLLRKNDFKVTDVGSGIRLLKEILCFNKALIVLDDLDQSIPSDLQIKLCNLASPGSRIIFTTRDANLLNQLKEDIPEVDIYTVKKLGQNDSLELFSYHTFRKSMPPEMFRELSAEFVTYAGGLPLALKMLGSSLRGRNHVSFWEAMLIKVQKIPMDQIQEILQLSYDELDETEKAIFLDIVFFFVGNDKDDAVYAFKSCDFYPDLGIPVLEERCLITVDECNRLQMHNLIQDMGRKVARKEFNQGNGRYLRLYQENACERLQNLEGADHIELLLLDLTRSKARQLTTKIFRKLCKLRLLEIIDPHNILSGDLKNSCPELRYMRWSHSPWTSVNAKFRSQRLVCLDMSYNRLDSSWKIAYVS, from the exons ATGTACTGCAGTTCTAAAATAGACTGCAAGTTGACTTCACAATATCATTATTTAGCTAGCATGGTTCAGTTCATTCTCAGTATTACTCGTTCGATTTCTGCTATTGCTATGGAGCACTACAATCATTGGCTAGTAGTTTTAATTTGGGTTCTGCCTGTACTCGTTATACTCACCATAATCACTATCATCATCCGTTCAATTTTAACTAGGGACAGACCTTGTGTGGATCCCCCAAGTAATCCATTTGCTGCGCCTTCTTCCACTTCTTCATCCCCACCTGGCAGCTGGGATGTGTTTCTAAGCTTTCATGGTGGAGACACTCGGGGAAGCTTCACGGCTCATCTCTACAAAGCTCTACATGATGCAGGAGTCAGAACCTTCATGGATGAGCCTGAACTCCGGACGGGTGAAGAGATTTCAGCAGGACTCTTTAACGCAATTCATGGTTCAAAGATGTGCGTGGTTGTTCTTTCGGAGAATTTCGCATATTCTAAATGGTGCCTTAAGGAGCTCGTAGAGATCATTAGTTGCCAGAGAACCAAAGGTCTGGTGGTCGTTCCTGTATTTTACTATGTTGATCCATCAGATGTTCGACACCGGAGGAAGGGATTTATGGAAGGTCTGCGTAGTCAAAAGAACGCTGGCTCTGTTGAAATGGTACAGAAGTGGGAAACTGCTCTTGCTGCAGTTGGACGGATAAAAGGACACCATCTGCAAAAACATGCAAATGA AAATGAAGCAGATGTCgttcaaaaaattatgaatgTGGCACTACTGCAAGCATCCATGAAAGTACATGGCGAGGAACATCTGTTTGGGGTAGATTCTGTTATAGAAGAGATATATAAGAAACTACAAATGGAGTTGAACGAGGTCCGCGTTATTGGAATATGTGGGATGGGCGGCATTGGAAAAACCACAATTGCAAAAGCTTTCTACAACAATTATTTCAACAAGTTCGTTATCAGTTGCTTTATTGAAAATGTTAAACAAAAGTCACAAGGGGCTGATCCTCTAGTTTGGCTACTTGAGCAGCTCTTGGTTAAGCTTCTCAGAAAGAACGATTTCAAGGTCACTGATGTTGGAAGTGGAATAAGACTATTAAAAGAAattctttgttttaataaaGCTCTCATTGTTCTGGAtgatttggaccagtcaatccCTTCCGATCTGCAGATAAAGCTCTGCAACCTGGCTTCTCCAGGAAGTAGGATTATTTTTACGACAAGAGATGCAAATTTGCTAAATCAACTGAAGGAAGATATTCCAGAAGTAGATATATACACGGTGAAAAAATTGGGACAAAATGATTCATTAGAGCTCTTTAGCTATCACACCTTTAGGAAATCGATGCCACCTGAGATGTTTAGAGAGCTCTCCGCAGAGTTTGTAACTTATGCAGGAGGTCTTCCCTTGGCTCTAAAGATGTTAGGCTCATCTTTGCGTGGTAGAAATCATGTGTCATTTTGGGAAGCTATGCTTATCAAGGTTCAGAAAATTCCAATGGACCAGATACAAGAAATCCTTCAACTAAGCTATGATGAATTGGATGAGACGGAGAAAGCAATTTTCCTAGATATTGTCTTCTTCTTTGTTGGAAATGACAAAGACGATGCTGTTTATGCATTTAAATCCTGTGATTTTTATCCTGACCTTGGAATACCAGTTCTAGAAGAGAGATGTCTAATCACAGTTGATGAGTGTAACAGATTACAGATGCATAATCTTATCCAAGACATGGGAAGGAAAGTTGCTCGCAAAGAATTTAATCAAGGGAATGGCAGATACTTGCGCTTGTATCAAGAGAATGCATGCGAGCGGTTGCAAAATCTAGAG GGAGCAGATCATATCGAACTTCTGTTACTCGACTTAACCAGATCCAAAGCAAGACAATTGACTACCAAAATATTTAGAAAGCTGTGCAAGTTGAGATTACTTGAAATAATTGATCCACATAACATCCTCTCGGGAGATTTGAAAAATTCATGTCCGGAGTTGAGGTACATGCGGTGGTCCCATTCCCCATGGACAAGTGTTAATGCGAAATTTCGTTCACAAAGACTTGTCTGTCTTGACATGTCATACAATCGACTTGATTCATCATGGAAG ATAGCATATGTAAGCTGA